A region from the Campylobacter subantarcticus LMG 24377 genome encodes:
- a CDS encoding capsular polysaccharide biosynthesis protein, protein MLNPNSAIDRIKNSLSYRLGLAIIECKKQHGGGYITLPYKLYKIKQQHFKEQKLYKQTIKIFPQLAYPKVESCKDYNESIRYKYHLSYMLGEALICAHKAWCKGGYFMLPSLLKEKYKIYKNIQDIISILPQKLHYHFYNSTIKNHKINIQDLIDILKQHKDYKPILENIFHNFDFFIKHFDLIRIWLSSKDFKEKYKQENHPYPSLLDPKKLNDENEKINYKNIPAELAWEMNLPLPDNYKFVFLSGGVSGHAAMMKFLEDCYIGLYTRQTYRGGDVLGIYCDQYLAMQKKHYNILVYMEYGNIQSKAKEKLIGLFDQKRRVLFLVRDPISRLKSRVNHIAPNKFAKYDFYLDSDVKKVVDVKRYYSRKGISGFPEIDILENYVNLNFFCYTSLTKNFHDDVFYIDMEEIKPEKAFDTMCALANKFGFSEPTDKKKFSCTVFDDTIGYFPMRLHIGSIIIIINTEFRAKQIQQSKEYINIVSDFFDKPLKYDNLGIFIKPQDYEQLKQSGELMQATKKYLANFIKALEERIEIEKSKLFKEDDVLKYLKENKELRIRLKELLDKELAHIKQYRPDIVASWKYYQEFERICKELDGN, encoded by the coding sequence ATGCTTAACCCAAATAGTGCTATAGACAGGATAAAAAATTCACTTTCTTATAGATTAGGTCTTGCTATCATAGAATGTAAAAAACAACATGGGGGGGGGTATATAACCCTACCATATAAATTATATAAGATAAAACAACAACATTTTAAAGAACAAAAACTATACAAGCAAACTATTAAAATATTTCCACAACTTGCATATCCTAAAGTAGAATCTTGCAAAGATTATAATGAAAGCATAAGATATAAGTATCATCTTTCCTATATGCTAGGAGAAGCTTTGATTTGTGCTCATAAAGCTTGGTGTAAAGGAGGATACTTTATGTTACCTTCTTTGTTAAAAGAAAAATATAAGATATATAAAAACATTCAAGATATTATCAGCATATTGCCTCAAAAATTACACTATCATTTTTACAATTCAACAATAAAAAATCATAAAATAAATATTCAAGATTTGATTGATATTTTGAAACAACATAAAGATTATAAACCCATACTAGAAAATATATTTCATAATTTTGATTTTTTTATAAAACATTTTGATCTTATTAGAATTTGGCTATCTTCGAAAGATTTTAAAGAAAAATATAAACAAGAAAATCACCCTTACCCTTCTTTGCTTGATCCTAAAAAACTAAACGATGAGAATGAAAAAATTAACTATAAAAATATTCCTGCTGAACTTGCATGGGAAATGAATTTACCTTTACCGGATAATTATAAGTTTGTGTTTTTATCTGGGGGAGTTTCTGGGCATGCGGCAATGATGAAATTTTTAGAAGATTGTTATATTGGGTTATATACAAGACAAACATATCGAGGAGGTGATGTACTCGGTATTTATTGCGATCAATATTTAGCAATGCAAAAAAAACACTATAATATTTTAGTTTATATGGAATATGGAAATATACAATCAAAGGCCAAGGAAAAATTAATTGGCTTATTTGATCAAAAAAGAAGGGTTTTATTTTTAGTTAGAGATCCTATATCTAGATTAAAATCTAGAGTTAATCATATAGCCCCAAATAAATTTGCTAAGTATGATTTTTATTTAGATTCTGATGTTAAAAAGGTGGTGGATGTAAAGAGATACTATTCGAGAAAAGGAATCTCTGGTTTTCCTGAAATTGATATTTTAGAGAATTATGTTAATTTGAATTTTTTTTGTTATACATCTTTAACTAAAAATTTTCATGATGATGTTTTTTACATTGATATGGAGGAAATTAAACCAGAAAAAGCATTTGATACAATGTGTGCTTTGGCAAATAAATTTGGATTTAGCGAGCCTACTGATAAGAAAAAATTTTCATGCACGGTATTTGACGATACAATTGGATATTTTCCTATGAGATTGCATATTGGTAGTATTATAATTATAATTAATACCGAATTTAGAGCTAAACAAATACAACAATCCAAAGAATATATCAACATTGTAAGTGATTTTTTTGATAAGCCTTTAAAATATGACAATTTAGGTATTTTTATAAAACCACAAGACTATGAGCAGTTAAAGCAGAGCGGTGAACTGATGCAAGCCACAAAAAAATATTTGGCAAATTTTATAAAGGCATTGGAAGAAAGAATAGAGATTGAAAAATCTAAATTATTTAAAGAAGATGATGTGTTAAAATATTTAAAAGAAAACAAAGAGCTAAGGATTAGACTGAAAGAATTACTTGATAAAGAACTTGCTCACATTAAGCAATACAGGCCAGATATAGTTGCCTCTTGGAAATACTATCAAGAATTTGAAAGAATATGTAAAGAATTGGATGGTAATTAA
- a CDS encoding nuclear transport factor 2 family protein, which yields MLKELTKQYIKVFDEKDLNGVSILFDDDFVLEDPVVKRVEGKNKSLEVIKNIFSNCNKLNFSAKNIYMEGNITIIEFVLILDEHRLEGVDIIKWENEKMKELRAYLDIPKD from the coding sequence ATGCTAAAAGAGTTAACTAAACAATATATAAAAGTTTTTGATGAGAAAGATTTAAATGGTGTATCTATACTTTTTGATGATGATTTTGTGTTGGAAGATCCTGTAGTTAAAAGAGTAGAGGGAAAAAATAAATCTTTAGAAGTTATAAAAAATATATTTAGCAATTGCAATAAGTTAAATTTTAGCGCTAAAAATATCTACATGGAAGGCAATATTACGATTATTGAATTTGTGCTAATTTTAGATGAACATAGATTAGAAGGTGTAGATATTATTAAGTGGGAAAATGAAAAGATGAAAGAATTAAGAGCTTATTTGGATATTCCTAAGGATTGA
- a CDS encoding capsular polysaccharide biosynthesis protein yields the protein MIFIMSSAYCSDDFELEFGKIPPSFLPLGNKRLYEYQIELFRNLNESIVLTLPQSFQISEYDFLKLKSLGVKILYIPESMQLAEALIYTINMNSPINESIYILHGDTYFSSIQSLKNHLVVSKVKENYKWAYLFKEKVLNYRIKNNISEDYELVLSGFMNIEYPYFLVKCLLDNHYSFVDGLREYSNTHAFSIAQDNSWLDFGLITNYFHSKKKFSTQRAFNHLLIDENFVIKSSNWDSKIRAEINWYRRFPQKYNMYLPRFYCEKAGSYRLEYLYHNTLLELFVFGKLPHYIWRNIFGSIKVFLNTIHKFKSDKEIVFDYKAKTLKRLKQINHPEISFSKKYSFGNYESISICEILNSLDKNISQKQDIRLIHGDFCFSNIVYDFRSKNIKTFDPRGMDFDENITVYGDMCYDYAKLVHSVLGLYDFIVSGFSRCEIQKDKIFLSIDVSDEIVKIQEEFFTMFEIDKQICSIAIHLFASMLPLHADDSDRQKALFANVFRLYFYFKDKGLV from the coding sequence ATGATTTTTATTATGTCATCAGCTTATTGCTCTGATGATTTTGAACTAGAATTTGGAAAAATTCCTCCTTCTTTTTTGCCGTTGGGCAACAAAAGATTATACGAATATCAGATTGAACTTTTTCGTAACTTAAATGAGTCGATAGTATTAACTCTTCCTCAAAGTTTTCAAATTAGTGAATATGATTTTCTAAAGTTAAAATCACTAGGTGTAAAGATTTTATATATTCCTGAAAGTATGCAATTAGCAGAAGCTTTGATTTATACTATTAATATGAATTCTCCAATCAATGAGTCGATTTATATATTACACGGTGATACATATTTTAGTTCTATACAGTCTTTAAAAAACCATTTGGTGGTTTCAAAGGTAAAAGAGAATTATAAATGGGCGTACTTGTTTAAAGAGAAAGTGTTAAATTATAGGATAAAAAATAACATTTCGGAAGACTATGAATTGGTTTTATCTGGTTTTATGAATATTGAATATCCATACTTTTTAGTTAAGTGTCTTTTGGATAATCATTATTCTTTTGTTGATGGGTTAAGAGAATATTCCAATACTCATGCTTTTAGTATAGCTCAAGATAACTCATGGTTAGATTTTGGCTTGATAACAAATTATTTTCATTCTAAAAAAAAATTTAGCACACAAAGAGCTTTTAATCATTTATTAATTGATGAAAACTTTGTGATAAAGTCTTCAAATTGGGATAGTAAAATCAGAGCTGAGATCAATTGGTATAGAAGATTTCCACAAAAATATAACATGTACTTACCAAGATTTTATTGTGAAAAAGCAGGTTCTTATCGATTGGAGTATTTGTATCATAATACCTTATTAGAGTTGTTTGTTTTTGGAAAATTACCACATTATATTTGGCGTAATATTTTTGGGTCTATAAAAGTATTTTTAAACACTATTCATAAATTTAAAAGTGATAAAGAGATTGTTTTTGATTATAAAGCTAAAACGTTGAAAAGATTAAAACAAATCAATCATCCAGAAATTAGTTTTTCTAAAAAATATTCTTTTGGTAATTATGAAAGTATATCAATATGTGAAATCCTAAATTCATTAGATAAAAATATATCGCAAAAACAAGATATAAGATTAATTCACGGAGATTTTTGTTTTAGTAATATTGTGTATGATTTTAGATCAAAGAATATAAAAACGTTTGATCCCAGGGGAATGGACTTTGATGAGAATATAACAGTCTATGGAGATATGTGTTATGATTATGCGAAATTAGTGCACTCCGTATTAGGTTTGTATGATTTTATTGTTTCTGGCTTTTCAAGATGTGAAATTCAAAAAGATAAAATATTTTTGTCTATAGATGTGAGTGATGAAATAGTTAAAATTCAGGAAGAATTTTTTACAATGTTCGAAATTGATAAGCAAATTTGCTCTATTGCTATACATCTATTTGCTTCTATGCTTCCTTTGCATGCTGATGATAGTGACAGACAAAAGGCTTTGTTTGCTAATGTTTTTAGATTATATTTTTATTTTAAAGATAAAGGTTTGGTATGA
- a CDS encoding glycosyltransferase family 2 protein: MIDIIVPLAGKSSFFSEDKDGFPKPFVEICGKTMLEHFIRNYDNIKEKRFIFILRQDDVKRYHLDDAINVLTNNKSKIVVLKNETEGMLCSFMMAIDDIQKDNPILVVNMDQIFEYDLREILFKFEQCDAGVLSFESIHPRWAYVKCNEDNNLVLESFEKKPISKNAIAGFYYFKNLDLLFNAAKNVIKKDVNYMGNYYIASTLNELILKNKKVVNITIDSNRYFTFYSHAKITEYERVKNAKRVN; the protein is encoded by the coding sequence ATGATTGATATAATTGTTCCTTTGGCGGGTAAAAGTTCTTTTTTTAGCGAGGATAAAGATGGCTTTCCAAAGCCATTTGTTGAAATTTGCGGCAAAACTATGTTAGAACATTTCATAAGAAACTATGATAATATAAAAGAAAAACGCTTTATTTTTATTTTAAGACAAGATGATGTTAAAAGGTATCATTTAGATGATGCTATTAATGTTTTAACTAATAATAAAAGCAAAATAGTAGTATTAAAAAATGAAACAGAAGGAATGCTTTGTTCATTTATGATGGCTATAGATGATATACAGAAAGACAATCCTATTTTAGTGGTTAACATGGATCAAATTTTTGAATATGATTTAAGAGAGATTCTTTTTAAATTTGAGCAATGTGATGCTGGTGTATTAAGTTTTGAAAGTATTCATCCAAGATGGGCTTATGTTAAATGCAATGAAGATAACAATTTAGTCTTAGAATCTTTTGAAAAAAAACCTATAAGTAAAAATGCTATTGCTGGATTTTATTATTTTAAGAATTTAGACTTGCTATTTAATGCTGCTAAAAATGTTATAAAAAAAGATGTGAATTATATGGGAAATTATTATATAGCTTCAACTTTAAATGAGTTAATTTTAAAAAATAAAAAGGTGGTTAACATAACTATTGATTCAAATCGCTATTTCACTTTTTATAGCCATGCTAAAATTACTGAATATGAAAGGGTGAAAAATGCTAAAAGAGTTAACTAA
- a CDS encoding CDP-glycerol glycerophosphotransferase family protein: protein MYWIYYFLGMWYYQKKKDYKKAQSYFLRVLKRREKHAKCNFKLGMSYFKLKQWKEANEFISKALIIDPSKKSWHTQLKQTENHLNNMFFRPQKLWWKEVEDLKRQIQDKEKNFFICRDLAIALENMKRYHEAASYYEQAVKLSDKKESILYYKLGYCYESKGHDSEPNIELAQKYYNKAIKYDDKLDARKFGIGIFHEKQGLWEEANKAYLKHHEEVKNLDNDDLLYKIAFSFEKLYDYCNAEYYYKRTLEINYQRPYTHYRLALILEKQKKLEEAVEFYKEALRRSNEHKSYWYFRLCKCLNSLGRYEESAKFLNKSQVLQNKPYGLSEGVLSDKNLRRRMFYTECYENLKIIDNVILYESFHGKSMSCNPYAIFLHLLKQDEFKAYTHVWVVNNLNNVKANFKKMQNIVFVVRGSDLYLKYLASAKYLINNVTFPDYFIRKEGQRYLNTWHGTPIKYLGKKIKTGFMEHANVQRNFLHATHLIHPNLYTKDILENDYDIKDLFSGVSVLTGYPRIDLSLSNDVSIKNDLGIKDNQKVLLYAPTWRGGLNKQYFDFERLKNDILELQKSNFKILVSVHHEIEHLFDNEQLKDVLLPSYMEMNELLPIVDVLITDYSSVMFDFMVLERPIICYLYDYEYYKQERGLYFNVDEITHHVCKTIEDVKEVLNSKDLFVKDNSHLTSLKHKFYDLEDGKSCARVVSTFFDDMKKKDTKNCNNVLFYVGPFIPNGIMSSFKNLVHHLQNLDFNIFVSIDPASICSHEERLEQFYLISEKVKILPKVGSLNLTLEEFYIEKENLNKEKSLQNYKREFKRLYADVNFKVVINFEGYNVFWVKLFSSVDNNMIFLHNNMQGEFEKRFPYLEQNFKCYKDYKKILSVSKQTNEENEKNLANAYDIEKDKFDFLENTINHNEIIAKSKEKLDEITENKYFKTDYKVFINIARLSVEKDQAKLIEAFKVINEKYPKTLLLILGEGPLKEDLQNLIKKLDLKKKVFLLGRISNPFPYLKKADCFVMSSNHEGQPMTLLEALVLNKAIVATDIPGNVSVLKNRGGLIVDNTIKGLVYGMEYYISNLIEILDFNAKEYNIQCLQKLKAFLI, encoded by the coding sequence ATGTATTGGATTTATTATTTTTTAGGTATGTGGTATTATCAAAAAAAGAAAGATTATAAAAAAGCTCAAAGTTATTTTTTAAGGGTGCTAAAAAGAAGAGAAAAACATGCAAAGTGTAACTTTAAACTTGGTATGAGTTATTTTAAGTTAAAACAGTGGAAAGAAGCAAATGAATTCATTTCTAAAGCTTTGATTATAGATCCATCAAAAAAATCTTGGCACACTCAATTAAAGCAAACAGAAAATCACCTAAACAATATGTTTTTTAGACCACAAAAATTGTGGTGGAAGGAAGTTGAGGATTTGAAAAGGCAAATCCAAGATAAAGAAAAAAATTTTTTTATATGCAGAGATCTTGCAATAGCTCTTGAAAATATGAAAAGATATCATGAGGCTGCAAGTTATTATGAGCAAGCTGTTAAGCTTAGTGATAAAAAAGAATCAATATTATATTATAAATTAGGTTATTGTTATGAAAGTAAAGGACATGATAGTGAGCCAAATATTGAGTTAGCACAAAAATATTACAATAAAGCCATTAAATATGATGATAAGCTTGATGCAAGGAAATTTGGTATTGGCATTTTTCATGAGAAGCAAGGACTTTGGGAAGAGGCAAATAAAGCATATCTAAAGCACCATGAAGAAGTAAAAAATTTGGATAACGATGATTTGTTGTATAAAATAGCTTTTAGTTTTGAAAAATTATATGATTACTGTAACGCTGAATATTATTATAAAAGAACACTAGAGATAAACTATCAAAGACCATACACTCACTATAGATTAGCCCTTATACTTGAAAAGCAAAAAAAACTTGAAGAGGCAGTTGAATTTTATAAAGAAGCTCTTAGAAGAAGTAATGAACATAAATCTTATTGGTATTTTCGCTTATGTAAATGTCTGAATTCTTTAGGCAGATACGAAGAATCTGCAAAATTTTTAAATAAATCTCAAGTTCTTCAAAATAAACCTTATGGTTTATCAGAAGGTGTTTTAAGTGATAAAAACCTAAGACGAAGGATGTTTTATACGGAGTGTTATGAGAATTTAAAAATCATTGATAATGTGATTTTATATGAAAGTTTCCATGGAAAATCAATGTCTTGTAATCCTTATGCTATATTTTTACATCTTTTAAAGCAAGATGAATTTAAAGCTTATACTCATGTATGGGTTGTAAATAATCTTAACAATGTAAAAGCAAATTTTAAAAAAATGCAGAATATTGTTTTTGTTGTTAGAGGTAGCGATCTTTATTTAAAGTATTTAGCTAGTGCCAAATATCTTATCAACAATGTAACCTTTCCTGATTATTTTATTAGAAAAGAAGGACAGAGATATTTAAATACTTGGCATGGTACGCCTATTAAATATTTAGGTAAAAAAATAAAAACTGGTTTTATGGAGCATGCCAACGTACAACGAAATTTTTTGCATGCAACGCATTTAATCCACCCAAACTTATATACAAAAGATATTTTGGAGAATGATTATGATATTAAAGACTTGTTTTCTGGTGTTTCTGTTTTAACAGGATATCCTAGAATTGATTTGTCTTTATCTAATGATGTTTCTATAAAAAATGATTTAGGAATTAAAGATAACCAAAAAGTGTTACTTTATGCGCCAACTTGGAGAGGTGGTTTAAATAAACAGTATTTTGATTTTGAACGTTTAAAGAATGATATCTTGGAACTTCAAAAAAGTAATTTTAAAATTTTAGTATCAGTTCATCATGAGATTGAGCATTTATTTGATAATGAACAATTAAAAGATGTCTTGCTTCCATCTTATATGGAAATGAATGAGTTGTTGCCCATTGTAGATGTTTTGATTACGGATTACTCTTCTGTAATGTTTGATTTTATGGTTTTGGAGAGACCTATTATTTGTTATTTATATGATTATGAGTATTATAAACAAGAGAGGGGATTATATTTTAATGTAGATGAAATAACACATCATGTTTGCAAAACAATAGAAGATGTAAAAGAAGTTTTAAATTCCAAAGATTTATTTGTAAAAGATAATTCACACTTGACTAGTTTGAAACATAAATTTTATGATTTAGAAGATGGGAAATCTTGTGCGAGAGTGGTTTCAACTTTCTTTGATGATATGAAAAAGAAAGACACGAAAAACTGCAACAATGTTTTATTTTATGTGGGGCCATTTATACCAAATGGTATTATGAGTTCTTTTAAAAATTTAGTGCACCATTTACAAAATTTAGATTTTAATATTTTTGTGTCTATTGATCCTGCTTCGATATGTTCTCATGAAGAAAGATTGGAACAGTTTTATTTGATATCTGAAAAGGTTAAAATTTTACCAAAAGTTGGTTCCTTAAATTTAACTTTAGAAGAATTTTACATAGAAAAAGAAAATCTTAATAAAGAAAAGTCTTTGCAAAATTATAAAAGAGAATTTAAAAGATTATATGCAGATGTAAATTTTAAAGTAGTGATTAATTTTGAAGGTTATAATGTATTTTGGGTAAAATTGTTTTCTAGTGTTGATAATAATATGATTTTTTTACACAATAATATGCAAGGTGAATTTGAGAAAAGATTTCCTTATCTTGAGCAAAATTTTAAATGCTATAAAGACTATAAAAAAATTCTCTCTGTTTCAAAGCAGACAAATGAAGAAAATGAAAAAAATCTAGCTAATGCATATGATATTGAAAAAGACAAGTTTGATTTTTTGGAAAACACTATTAATCACAATGAAATCATAGCAAAATCAAAAGAGAAGCTAGATGAGATAACTGAGAATAAATATTTTAAAACAGACTATAAAGTGTTTATCAATATAGCTAGGCTTTCAGTTGAAAAAGATCAAGCTAAGCTTATAGAGGCATTTAAAGTTATAAACGAGAAGTATCCTAAAACACTTCTTTTGATTTTGGGAGAAGGTCCATTAAAAGAAGATTTGCAAAATTTGATTAAAAAGTTAGATTTAAAAAAGAAAGTTTTTCTTCTTGGCAGGATTTCCAATCCTTTTCCATATTTGAAAAAAGCGGATTGTTTTGTAATGAGTTCAAACCATGAAGGGCAACCTATGACTTTATTAGAGGCATTGGTTTTAAATAAAGCCATAGTTGCTACAGATATTCCAGGGAATGTTAGTGTGCTTAAGAATCGTGGTGGTTTGATAGTGGATAATACTATAAAAGGATTGGTGTATGGAATGGAATATTATATTAGTAATTTAATTGAAATATTAGATTTTAATGCAAAGGAGTACAACATTCAATGTTTGCAAAAATTAAAAGCGTTTTTAATATAA
- a CDS encoding HAD hydrolase family protein has protein sequence MIDLDGTLTLDTDVPYKDKPINTNILRQLCYYKELGFKVTIFTSRNMRTYQGDIEKIKHNTLPIIVEWLDKHKVPYDDIIVGKPWCGYDGFYVDDKAIRPSEFAKYSYEEIIEILQKENPYKDGGNR, from the coding sequence ATTATTGATTTAGATGGAACTTTAACATTAGATACTGATGTTCCTTACAAGGATAAGCCAATAAATACAAACATTTTAAGGCAACTATGTTATTATAAGGAATTAGGTTTTAAAGTAACTATATTTACTAGTAGAAATATGAGAACATATCAGGGTGATATTGAAAAAATTAAGCATAATACATTGCCCATAATTGTAGAGTGGCTTGATAAGCATAAAGTTCCTTATGATGATATTATCGTAGGAAAGCCATGGTGTGGTTACGATGGTTTTTATGTCGATGATAAAGCTATAAGACCTTCTGAATTCGCAAAATATTCTTATGAGGAAATTATTGAGATTCTTCAAAAAGAAAACCCATATAAAGATGGAGGAAATAGATGA
- a CDS encoding glycosyltransferase family 2 protein produces MTIVFPMAGLSSRFLNAGYKIPKYMLKIQNKTVFYNAVFGFKHYFKDCNFLFIYRDIHNTEKFIADECEKFKIKNKILVKLDDETQGQAHTVMLGLEKAYIDDNESILIFNIDTFRYNYILPDFDYEKLDGYLEVFQADGEQWSFVLPGDDKNVLKTTEKERISNLCSSGLYYFKKGKDFKDSFKFSYENKLYVKNELYIAPLYNYLIKNDKQIKYHEINLSDIIFCGTPQDYERIKIENNIS; encoded by the coding sequence ATGACTATTGTTTTTCCTATGGCTGGGCTTAGTTCACGATTTTTAAATGCAGGTTATAAAATACCAAAATATATGCTTAAAATACAAAATAAAACTGTATTTTATAATGCGGTTTTTGGGTTTAAGCATTATTTCAAAGATTGCAATTTTCTTTTTATTTATAGAGATATACATAATACCGAAAAATTTATTGCAGATGAGTGTGAAAAATTTAAAATCAAAAATAAAATTCTTGTAAAACTTGATGATGAAACTCAAGGGCAGGCCCATACAGTTATGCTTGGATTGGAAAAAGCTTATATTGATGATAATGAAAGTATATTGATTTTTAATATAGATACTTTTAGATATAATTATATTTTACCTGATTTTGACTATGAAAAGTTGGATGGATATTTGGAAGTATTTCAGGCCGATGGAGAGCAGTGGTCGTTTGTTTTACCTGGTGATGATAAAAATGTTTTGAAGACAACTGAAAAAGAAAGAATTTCTAATCTTTGTAGTAGCGGGTTATATTATTTTAAAAAAGGCAAAGACTTTAAAGATTCTTTTAAGTTTTCGTATGAAAACAAGCTGTATGTAAAAAATGAACTATATATAGCACCCTTATATAACTATTTGATCAAAAATGATAAACAAATTAAATATCATGAGATAAATTTGAGTGATATAATATTTTGCGGAACACCGCAAGATTACGAAAGGATTAAGATTGAAAATAATATCTCATAG
- a CDS encoding HAD family hydrolase, producing MKIKAILFDMDGVLIEAKDWHYEALNKALKLFGMEISRIEHLTTFDGLPTKDKLKMLSLEKGLPVGLHGFINELKQQYTMDLVHSLCKPRFHHEYALSKLKESGYKMAVCSNSIRNTIEIMMQKASLDVYLDFYISNEDVKKGKPDPEMYNKAIERMNLHPKECMIVEDNENGIKAAKASGANVMIVGEIIEVNYENILKHIDNFQKGK from the coding sequence GTGAAAATTAAAGCGATACTTTTTGATATGGATGGCGTTTTGATTGAAGCTAAGGATTGGCATTATGAGGCGTTAAATAAAGCATTAAAACTTTTTGGAATGGAAATTTCTCGTATAGAACATCTTACAACCTTTGATGGTTTACCAACAAAAGATAAACTAAAAATGCTTTCTTTGGAAAAAGGTTTACCTGTAGGCTTACATGGATTTATTAATGAGCTAAAGCAACAATACACCATGGATTTGGTTCATAGTTTATGTAAACCAAGATTTCACCATGAATATGCTCTTTCGAAACTTAAAGAGAGTGGTTATAAGATGGCTGTGTGTTCTAATTCTATTAGAAATACTATAGAAATAATGATGCAAAAAGCTTCTCTTGATGTATATTTGGATTTTTATATTTCTAACGAAGATGTAAAAAAAGGAAAACCTGATCCTGAGATGTATAACAAGGCTATAGAAAGAATGAATTTGCACCCAAAAGAATGTATGATTGTAGAAGATAATGAAAATGGTATAAAAGCAGCTAAAGCTAGCGGAGCTAATGTAATGATAGTAGGAGAAATCATTGAGGTTAATTATGAAAATATTTTAAAACATATTGATAATTTCCAAAAAGGAAAATAG
- a CDS encoding glycosyltransferase family 2 protein yields MNVVIPMAGLGSRFAKVGFSKPKPFIDVLGKPMIVRVLENLSIPNANYILIARKEHLESEQILVEYIRSNFNVHFIGIDKLTEGTVCTVLYAKKIIDNDTPLLIANSDQIVDMNINEYIKDCVDCKLDGSILTFIDSEKNPKWSFVKLDSDNIVEYVKEKEAISDIATVGIYFFSRGSVFVNSAINMIIENDRVNGEFYICPVYNYAIKNKAKIGIYSIDYKQMHGIGTPEDLQKYIGGKNEAN; encoded by the coding sequence ATTAATGTTGTCATACCTATGGCTGGTCTTGGTAGTCGTTTCGCTAAAGTCGGATTTTCAAAACCAAAACCATTTATAGATGTTTTGGGTAAACCAATGATTGTTAGAGTGCTTGAGAACTTAAGCATACCAAATGCTAATTATATTTTAATAGCTAGAAAAGAACATCTTGAAAGTGAGCAGATATTGGTCGAATATATAAGATCAAATTTTAATGTGCATTTTATAGGTATAGACAAATTAACAGAAGGCACAGTTTGTACAGTCCTTTATGCTAAGAAGATAATCGACAATGATACACCATTGCTTATAGCAAATTCTGATCAAATAGTTGACATGAATATTAATGAGTATATTAAAGACTGTGTTGACTGTAAGCTGGATGGTTCAATTTTAACTTTTATAGATAGTGAGAAAAATCCAAAATGGTCTTTTGTTAAGCTAGATTCAGATAATATTGTGGAGTATGTAAAAGAAAAAGAAGCTATTTCTGATATAGCTACTGTCGGAATTTATTTTTTTAGTAGAGGAAGTGTGTTTGTAAATTCTGCAATAAATATGATTATAGAAAACGATCGTGTTAATGGTGAATTTTATATCTGTCCTGTGTATAATTATGCAATAAAAAATAAGGCCAAAATAGGTATATACAGTATTGATTATAAACAAATGCATGGTATTGGAACCCCTGAGGATCTGCAGAAATATATAGGAGGGAAAAATGAAGCAAATTGA